In Odontesthes bonariensis isolate fOdoBon6 chromosome 22, fOdoBon6.hap1, whole genome shotgun sequence, one genomic interval encodes:
- the purg gene encoding purine-rich element-binding protein gamma: MMMADGCCRGMERGRGKTASDSVPRHAYPQQYIQSGTQQQGNDIQELASKRVDIQKKRFYLDVKQSVRGRFLKIAEVWIGRGRHDNVRKSKLTLSMSMAPALRYSLGDFIDYYARIGLRGGVAPHLPEEHSNNGQGRGHGGHEGRRKTHEQHAVLSPTGSVGSEDHSHRVLKSEFIERDNRKYFLDLKENQRGRFLRIRQTVSKGHGTMGYYGQGIEQTIVLPAQGLIEFRDALSQLIEDYGEEDNDDHGHAGSRNRVDNPELPEAASFRVDNKRFYFDVGSNRYGVFLKISEVRQPYRNTITVPLKAWARFGENFIRYEEEMRRIFSCHKEKRTDARQDSVEQED, translated from the coding sequence ATGATGATGGCCGATGGGTGTTGCAGGGGGATGGAAAGAGGCAGAGGTAAGACTGCATCCGACTCTGTACCGAGACACGCTTATCCCCAGCAGTACATCCAGAGCGGGACACAGCAACAGGGGAATGACATCCAGGAATTGGCCTCGAAACGCGTCGACATCCAGAAGAAACGCTTTTATCTGGATGTCAAGCAGAGTGTCCGCGGCCGCTTCCTGAAAATAGCCGAGGTGTGGATCGGGAGAGGCCGGCACGATAACGTGAGGAAGAGCAAGCTGACCCTGTCCATGTCCATGGCCCCCGCGCTGCGCTACTCCCTGGGAGACTTCATAGATTACTACGCCCGCATCGGGCTCCGCGGGGGGGTGGCCCCCCACCTGCCAGAGGAGCACAGCAACAACGGCCAGGGCCGCGGGCACGGCGGGCACGAGGGGCGCAGGAAAACGCACGAGCAGCACGCGGTGCTGTCTCCCACGGGCTCGGTCGGCTCCGAGGACCACAGCCACCGCGTGCTCAAGAGCGAGTTCATCGAGCGAGACAACAGGAAGTACTTCTTGGACCTGAAGGAGAACCAGAGAGGCCGGTTCCTCCGCATCCGGCAGACCGTCAGCAAAGGACACGGCACCATGGGCTACTACGGCCAGGGCATCGAGCAGACTATCGTACTGCCCGCGCAGGGCCTCATCGAGTTCAGAGACGCCCTGTCACAGCTAATCGAAGACTACGGCGAGGAAGACAACGACGATCACGGCCACGCGGGCTCCAGGAACCGCGTAGACAACCCCGAGCTCCCGGAGGCCGCGTCGTTTCGGGTGGACAACAAAAGGTTTTACTTTGATGTGGGCTCGAACCGCTATGGGGTCTTTTTGAAAATTAGCGAAGTCCGGCAGCCGTACAGAAACACCATCACAGTTCCGCTAAAAGCCTGGGCGAGGTTCGGAGAGAACTTCATCAGGTACGAGGAGGAGATGAGGCGCATCTTCTCCTGCCACAAAGAGAAGAGGACAGACGCCCGGCAGGACAGCGTGGAGCAGGAGGACTGA